The following proteins are encoded in a genomic region of Corticium candelabrum chromosome 19, ooCorCand1.1, whole genome shotgun sequence:
- the LOC134195152 gene encoding TNF receptor-associated factor 6-like, giving the protein MKKRDVGDHENKCSKEHMRLLLKKVDDINARLQHQPSERCKFMWRIENWSETLENAKRKQTTDLHSSAFYTGYPGYKLCMRIHPDDCTSGYVGVYLVIMKGDFDHQLRWPFPYSYRLTVIDQQPDGNNVSIWFDPTAPGAESSFERKTHELKSLGLGCGRTKFISHLDLTKRAYIRDDSLLVRAEILIKK; this is encoded by the coding sequence ATGAAGAAGAGAGATGTTGGTGATCATGAAAACAAGTGCAGCAAAGAGCATATGCGATTACTCCTAAAGAAAGTTGATGATATAAATGCCCGGCTTCAACATCAACCTTCTGAACGCTGCAAGTTCATGTGGAGGATAGAGAACTGGAGCGAAACTCTTGAAAATGccaaaagaaaacaaacaacagatttGCATAGCAGTGCCTTCTACACGGGTTATCCAGGATACAAATTATGCATGCGTATCCACCCTGATGATTGTACAAGTGGTTATGTGGGTGTGTATCTAGTCATCATGAAAGGTGACTTTGATCATCAATTGCGGTGGCCGTTTCCTTATTCCTATAGACTAACTGTCATCGACCAGCAGCCTGATGGAAACAATGTGAGCATATGGTTTGATCCAACTGCACCAGGTGCAGAGAGTAGCTTTGAGAGAAAAACTCATGAATTGAAATCATTAGGATTAGGATGTGGGCGCACTAAATTTATTAGTCACTTGGACTTGACAAAGCGGGCTTACATCAGAGATGACTCTCTACTTGTACGTGCAGAAATTCTGATCAAGAAATAA